Below is a genomic region from Castanea sativa cultivar Marrone di Chiusa Pesio chromosome 2, ASM4071231v1.
TGTTTGGATGCCGAGAAAAATTGAGTggaaagttttgaaaaaaaaaataataattcaaaatttcattgaattttgaaatatttttggcttgttttgtttgtttgggacAATTAGAGCTTTTCAGCAGTGGTTGGACCGAATGGGAGTGGGAAAAGCAATGTGATTGATGTAATGCTTTTTGTATTTGGAAAGCGAGCGAAACAGGTTAACCTAAACATGGGTTTCCTCACAAGAAATCCTTCAAGAAATCCCTTGCCTCCTTCGAAATCCCACCTGGAATTTTGGGCAATACAATCTCTGTATCCAACTCTTCCTCTCTTCGAAATCCCACCTGGACATCATTCcccttaatgttttttttttttctgcttttcttattttaattccgaattaaaaaaaaaaacacacacacacacacacacacacaaccaaaaCGGCGTCGTTTTAGTGGGTCTGACGGCAACAGTAACAGAACGGTAACAGAGCcttgaattgacaaaaaaattgaaagttagaggactaaaatgagaaacaataaaagttaaatggtcagttttgcatttttgccaaaaagaacatggtaaaattttatttcctttttgttttgttgaaaaatgaaCACGTATTTCAAATTACCATTttaatacttatttatttttcttttgagaatatatttCGTACAATTTACAACAAAACTAGAAACAATTGAAAGCAATTTATACCTTGAAGCTTACTCCACGACTTATAGATATACACAAAAGGAATCGaaagagaaagatagagagTTTGTCTttagcttcaaaaaaaaaaaagagaggacaAAAAATGTGAAGGCAAAACGACTttttatatccaaaaaaaaaaaaattctcctatATAATGTCAGCGCTTGCcacattatcaatttttattaatgttaatatgattgtattctttttttcctattattttataattgtaaGAATAGACTCGTCAATTGTATTCAAATGCTTCTTCTTTAAATGTCAAAATTACAATTCGTCTTAATTGAGATTCATGTATTTGTCTCTCACCAAACTAGCATTTGATGTTATTATCCAGTGCGAGGacgtttttatattttgtgtcCCATGTAATCCTACATAAATCTCgaaaataaatgaattgaaaagatggaaataaattaaattaaaaaaataaggtaTAAAAGCACGAGCATGTCACATGCTAATAAAGCTTTTTAAAACCCAACTACATTAAAGAATCTCTCATTATCATTGATTTTAATCTATACGAGTCTCTTTGCACATGTGTTGCATGTGCTTAgaaatttttctatattttttaaacaaatattacttttcttttatcTCAATCTAGGGTTTATGTAGTCGAGAATGagatttgtgtgttttttaataACTGATACACTTAGGTTTGTCATGAAATGTATGTGTTTGTGGGCATATTAAGTTAATTTTGGTACATCTCATTACACTCCTAAGTATTCACATCAATTAGTAtattgattcttaaaatatatatataatactagcctttgagcacgcACTAAGAgcgtgcttagaggctcttctaattttttaggtaaagactaataatttgcatcttttataatttagaaatattttttttttcaaacaaataaaaatgttaaactttaaagataagcatttattgtaatttctttttttaaggtgaaggaacaaaatcctaaattttaagagtttttttttttaaattcaaaatgaaatttgttatttgacatttatgaccctatttttaaatgaagttacccttcattaatgagggtatttttgaatcacataaaactccttttttttaaggataattaCTATATGCTGCTAACCTTGCAGCTCGAATCTTTTTTTCCCTAGACCcctaagcactttgtacatggagaTGTGTCAATTCAGTTTCAAAGCCTTTAATTAGTCCAGTTGAAAGTGTagaatcctcttatatatatagtatagataaaaaaaatgtgtcaaaTTTACCCAATTTTACCTAAAGTTTACTCACGTAATAAATAAGATTTCACAGTCTCAGATTTTGGGCCACtactatcaaaaaagaaattgagcCCACTCAGACCCTTATCTAAAACGACAACGTTTTTTGCACATCTTTGAATAACgaagacttaattttttttttttctatcaatgATTTTGCAAAGGAATTCGATCTCTGTTCCAGCCATCTctctggtattttttttttttttttttctctcaatgaATTAAAATTCTTAACtctattagttcaaatttgtgTTATAGGAATGTTATATACAGTATACTTATCAATCTATATTGTTTTAGGCTTTTAGATCAAAAGCCCTAGTTCACATGTCCTTTTTTATCAATTAGGTGACTTTCCTATTAAAGGGTTCGAATTTTTTCGAACCCAGATCTTCATTTCTGATTCAGAATACgaattttgggattttggtGGCACTGGGTTTGTTGATTTCGTAATTGGGATATGAATCGTGAGCTTTTTATGTAGTTGGGAATTCTGATTCTTTTGGATTGTGAATTTTGTTGGGATTGAATATTTGGCGATTTTGGTGAACTGGGTTTTGTTGGATTGGAGCAGGAATTTTGAGACTCACCCTGTTGGGattatgaatttttgtgtttagatGTTTTGGAATTGAAATTTTGGTGTTGGAGTTAGAACTGAAGTGTGTTTTTTTGACAATGGAGGGTAATAAGGATGAAGCATTGAGATGTGTTCGTATTGCTGAAGAAGCAATTGCATCTGGTGATAAAGAGCGTGCGCTGAAATTTATTAAGATTGCGCAACGCTTAAACCAGAATTTGCCAGCAGATGAGCTTTTGTCTGCGTGTGAGAAGCTTGATTCGGGTTCTCCTGCGTCTTCTGCAGATAAAAAAGTTGTCACTGAGGATAAGAGTGAGTTTGGTCCGGCGAAATCTGATGAGGGATTAAATGGGGAGCGCAGTTATACTGAAGAACATGTTGAATTGATTAGGCAGATTAAGAGGAATAAGGATTATTATGATATTCTTGGAGTGGAAAAGAATTGTGCGGTTGAGGAGATTAGGAGGGCATATAGGAAGTTGTCATTGAAAGTTCATCCTGATAAGAATAAGGCTCCTGGTTCTGAAGAGGCATTTAAGAAAGTATGCAAGGCGTTCAAGTGTTTAAGTGTAAGTGATTCAAGGAGACAGTATGATCAGACAGGTTTGGTTGAGGAATTTGAGCACAACCAGCAATACAATGTTAGGCGGAGAAGGAGGAGAACGGCACATGACTTGTTTGATGACGATATTGATCCTGATGAGATATTCAGGGCTTTTTTTGGTCAGGGAGACATGTTTCGAGGAAGCCGTGTTTATAGGACCAGAGGAATGGATGGTCATCAGAGGGAGAATTTGCAACGAGGACCTAGTTTTTTTATCCTCCTTCAATTATTGCCATTTCTGATAATTTTCTTGCTTGCATATCTGCCGTTTTCCGAGCCCGACTATTCTTTGCATAAGAATTACTCTTACCAGATTCCTAAGATGACTGAAAAACATGAAGTGGAATTTTTTGTCAAATCATCAGCGTTTGAGAATAAATATCCTCTTGGAAGTCCTGCCCGAGATAACATTGAGGACAATGTGATCAGGGATTACAAAAATATGCTTGGCCGCTACTGTCACATGGAGCTCCAGAGGCATCATTGGAATAGAAATCTGCCAATTCCTCACTGTGATAAGCTACGTGACTTTGGAGTAGCGTGAAGGTAAACTAAAGTGCTCTCTTTTCTGGGTGACAAattgttatatacttatattgtTATTAGTTCTGTGTTGTCAACTGTACATGTCTTGGTTTTGCTAAATTGTGGTgacttttttcaaaattatctgCACGAAGGGGACGTATGCTTTCTGCTGTCATATTGACAGCATGACTAAATTTATTCCCATATGGACAGCATAACTAAATTTACTTGACAGACagagttattttagaattgATGTTCTCTTGAGTCAGATTTCTTTCctataattttgttttacttatttttttttttttttttgtctttttcctGTCATACATTATACACCTTCCACCTATGACTCAAACAtaggtttttgaaaataaataaaacttgatAGGCACTATATTATGCCATGCTTCACATTAACATTTTTACTTCATCCATTACCTTAATTTATCGGCAATGGCTGCCTCTTTCTACCCTGATTTGTGCATAATCAAGGCCAAGATAAAAATGGTTAATATTGTGGTTCTCCATAAGATATTTAATAGCCATTCTCAACCTAAATCATTTAGATACTAAGGTCTCTGTTGATTGTCTAAACATGGAACTGATCTAGTTTTATTAACTAAAATTATGTTGTTAATGAAGTAATTATACCATGGAGCTTGTTCTCCTTGGTGCTCGATATCAACCCTGATGAATTAAAACATTAAGGATCATTGTGAATTTATAACAAGTTTGAGTTACATGGTTTCCTGTCACTTAAGATTGCATTATGCATGTGTTAaattttcttgtcattttggGTGGTAAAATATTCTGCAAAAATTACATCTCTCTCTACACTGGTGTTAACAAATGGTGAATCTCCTGTGTGCTTGTGCTTGTAGGTATGATGATGTACCAGTTGAAATAATGCTTCCATTTGTTTTCTAATTAGGATATATTGGTAAAATCTGGGAGAGAGCTTCAATGATAGTTTATGATGATGAGCCTGAACTCAATAGTAATGGTtggtggatgtggatgtggcTGATCGTGGGGTTGTATTCCATGGATGTTACTGAGATTTCCTTCTTTATCTAAAGACCACTGTTTGGTCATGAATCAGTTCGCCAAGTGGTCCGGGATTGTTATTTATGAGATTTTCAATACCCTTATCATGTCATGATACTATGCTCTTTAGGAAATGTGATACAGTAGtgcaatgtaaaaattgtacaCTCCTAGTAGACTGAGGATGGTTATAAAGAATAATGGAAGTCaaacaagtgtttttttttgggggggtctGAATTTTCTCAGATTATGTTAAATGTACAAACATTTGATAGGTGTGCAGATATGCCCAAAACCTATGCATAGGCTTTCCTGAGCTTTTTGACATCTAAAGTTTCTGTTTTGTGGTTTAGCATTCTATTGAATCTATACAGAAGATTCATTCATGGAAACCATAATTCATCACAGTAGAGGCCCAATAAGAATTTTCATGGAAAGAGGCTGGGTAATTAAACAGAAGCCGATGAATAAGTTTTGAAAGTTAGGAAGTTTCCCTTTTGTGATTCATCTAAAAAAAGGTTTAGTATGCTATATCGAAGATGCGCATGTGAAAAGAATGACATGGAAACCATAATTCATCGCAGTAGATGCTCTTCACAAGAACTTTAATGGAGAGAGGCTGGGTAATTAAGCAGAGGCCCATGAACTGAATTTGACAATAGAGGATTGACCCTAAGATTCTTCGGCTTGGTTTaactatttaagtttttttttttttttcttggctgAATGGTTTAACTATTTAAGTTAGTAACTCTTAAAACAGATAGTATATGTCTAACTATTTAAGTTacaactcttaaaacatatacTATATGTCTGTGTCAACTTATCTTTTAACAGAGGTGTTAGAAGGATCAAATCTTGTCTACACTAAAAAATGAAGGGAGATGATCATTTCTTATTGTGTATCCCATAAGTCCAACATATCTTTAAAGGTTTATTAGGGATTGAATTGAAGGTTTTGAGGAAAGGAAGGGTACTGTCCTTTATTGTGTGTCCATATGTACAATTGACCTCTAGTAGACCAAAAAAGATAATCTTAAGAGATGctcatatgtgtgtgtgtatatatatatattaaagaatatAATACTAAGAGAGAGTATAGCCCAACATGCCTTGAAAGTAATCACATTTACTAGTCATTAATGAGATTGTAAGCTATACACTCTTAATTAGTTTGACTTCTATGGACTTTATGCATATAAGTTGGATGTTCCTTATTTTGTTGACAATTGATCACTTTTCAAGAAGTTTGTCTTAGCGCAACAAGATACAAGAAACATAGAGACACAAAATATTACCTATGTTACCTTGCAAGTCATTATTTGGGTcctcaaatcaataaaaaaaaatcttatgattTCACATAATTCTTACTCACATGATAATATTTATGGTAAGTTTAAACATATGACTAAAAAGACACTCGAAAAAGAGTGAAAACAAATATAGATTTTAATAATCATaattgataatgtctcataCGATTAAATGAAATACTTGGGTTTGAATCTCATTTAGACCAAGAAAAACACATtggtgtctttttcttttctttttttgtcttaatTTAATAGTAAAGAACGATCATTATAAAGTAGATATCATAAGGTTTTATTCttatcggaaaaaaaaaaaaaccacgcACACACTTTTGAATTAAAACAATTAAGTCTacaaaggaaaatattttcttttccttttccttacTCTTAAGATCCAGacttttccatttttgtttactTGGCTTCATACTCTGTTTCAAAAAGTCTAGAGGCAcgtaaaatttatctaaaaagcattgaatcattttgttgttgtattttaGTGAGACTAAAGTAGACTGAATGGTAAAGTGATTATGATTTTTGGGTGGCTGGATTGAGATttaatggaagaagaagaagaagaaaaagttttaaatgctttcttaaccttttttttgtatttaatcaattgatagaagaaaaaagttaatttgGAATTCAATTGCTCTAATACAATACCGTATATTACACCAATCACGATCCCCCTAGTAAACTCATTCTATTTACACTAGAGAGGagggaagagaagagaaaagaaaagaactatGAAAGTGAaagataagaaaacaaaaagagaggatAGGAGAAATGTTTCTCTATGTGTTTAGAGgtaaaaaatgagaagaaaataaataatggaaaataaataaaatatttaaaaattagtttattgttttatctttataaattagaaatttatatttatatttaaatatgagaacataaaaaaatttctaaaaattataaaactgaTTTTATGAATTAATTAAACATTCCCTTCTCTTcaagtttcttttctctttatatatatatatatatatatatatatatatatatatatatatatatatatatatatttttttttttttttttttttttttttaattctaaaacttgTACACCTGTCCGCCCTACCAAACAAAAGCCTAGTAGTGTGAGTTAGTATATCAACCTCCAAATGACACGCGGATGCCAGATGCAAGAGAAGAGAGACTGATGACAGATCACTGATGTCATGTGAGCCTCGGGGGagatatatttttcatattttaatcaTGAAGAATATGAGTCATGCTCATGCATTGTGGGTGGGAAgtgggatttttttaaaaaaaataactataaaattcaaattattttattagttagcaacattttcaaattatttaggtATCTAACAATTCGAGTCTGTTAAACTCGATTTCACTATAGCCAATCGAGtttaagagactcgatttctgTGTTCTGGCAAAGCTAAGGTGGACTAAAAGACCcacgtggaactcaagtttttaagactcgatttcccattcaccatcttcttcctttgtccttttctctttcttttttctttttttcctccatcTGCCGTCTCACCCCCTTCTTCCAAGCCCCCAAAAACCCAAGTCAGTTCTTCCTTCTTCATCTAAATCCATTTCTCAAAATCCCAACCCAAATCACGATCTCAATTGGAGCAAAATCCAAACCCCACATCTAAATCCATttctcaaaatcccaaacctatttctcaaaatcccaaacccaaatcACGATCTCAATCGGagcaaaaatccaaacccaaaaatcacaattttggCACCGGAGCGCCATTGGTTTATCTCTCGATTcgttttctgttttttctggGTTCGTCTATCTCAGATGGAATATTTTCtattgtgggtttgtgttttctGGGTCTGTTAGTGTTTTCTAGGTTGATtaactgggtttttttttctttttcttttttggttagtCTGCTTGTGTTTTCTGGGTTGTTGTTCTAGTTTTTTGCGTTGGTTTGTGTTCAATCTTTTCTGGGTTGCTACATTTTCTGGTTTCTGGGTTGCATTTTTTGGTTggggaactcgagttccacgtggatttttttAATCCACATCAACTACGCACCtaatggaaatcgagtctttaaaactcaatttgctACAGTAAAATCGAGTCTAACAGACTAGAATTTTTAGAtacctaaatagtttggaatCGTTGCTAATTAATAGTTTGGCTTTTAcagttattttcaaaaaaaaatctggaaaagtGCTTCAGTTTAttgggtccggttaatgtgtggCATACATTaagcaatttatttttaaaaaaaatttctcgaaaattaaaaaagatgttaatactttttcaatttctgaaaaaaattttaaaaaaataattaattattatgtgtCATTATGGCACACATTAACAAAGACGCAGTTTATTTGAGGAGTCAGAACTCAGAACAGCTCCCACCTTGACATCTTTCACTTCTGTCATTTTATTACTACTCAAAGAATCAAATCTTTGCTTTGCTCaacaactaataaaaaaaagaatcaaatctCTGCACATCCCATTTTAAcagcaacattttttttttctcggatGAATAGAGAAATTGGATTGACTAGCGACCCTGCCTCTTCCCTCTTCAGAAAAACAGAAGGAAAACTTGTCCCTCTTTCGaacaaaaaatggtaaaaaaaaaaaaaaaaaaaaaaaaacctctctccTCCACTGATGACATGACAtgatatatacaataaaaagaGGAAGtgacatttttcttatatatttttcacacatCAATGCTAAAATAATAAGAGCATCAGCAATGATTATttcaattctattttattttattatctcaaaaaatcactttatcaattatacaatatcattttttaatacattCAACATcctcacttttatttttctagtctactcattaaaataatataccttcacaataaaatatttttttccttttttgttttttcctaattttatcTTCCACACGCGTGTACCTTCCAGAATCCTCCATTACTTTACTTTTCACCTTCTTCTAGACTCTtcctccatcatccatatcaacccaaCTCCTCCACACAGctcctccatcatccatatcaacctAGATCAGCGAAactaactataaaaaaaaaaccatcacgcCGATCATAACACCACAGCTCCATCGATCTCGCCACCCATCGATCTCCGCCTCGCCACCCACCGATCTCCACCACGCCGATCTTTACTGTTGTCAACACTCACGCCGATCTCCTCAAAACCCACACCGATCTCCACCGTTGTCAAAATCCACGACCCACCGTCGTCAAAACCCATGCCAACCCACGCCCACGTCAATCACAATCCCACCACcactagagagagagatagagaaacccacaaccaccagatgagagagagagagagagagggtcatTGAAGAGAGCACGGTGTATTGGGTTTGAAGAGAGCAAAGAGCagatgagaaagaaagaaggaagagagagaaaagaagagaaataatgagagaggagagagaaatttcgGAGTTAACAAAAGGAGGAGAGAgagtattaaatattattatttaagtttagaattgtGCTACAGTACAATTCTAAAGGTAGAATTGTACTGtagcatgattccaaaaattagggatggcaatttagatccgaTTCGTGGATATCCGGCTTGGCCCaaccctaatgggccggattttacccAGCCCGATAAAAAATAGAGTCGGGtataggttttaaaaaaaaatccgaagCGGGTCTAGGTCGGGTCtgggttttatcaaaaaaatccgGACCCGGCTTGGATAAATACCCAGATAAATACCCGGTTGTGTTAAATTACTAAAAcccccttttatatatatatatatatat
It encodes:
- the LOC142626492 gene encoding chaperone protein dnaJ 49, which gives rise to MEGNKDEALRCVRIAEEAIASGDKERALKFIKIAQRLNQNLPADELLSACEKLDSGSPASSADKKVVTEDKSEFGPAKSDEGLNGERSYTEEHVELIRQIKRNKDYYDILGVEKNCAVEEIRRAYRKLSLKVHPDKNKAPGSEEAFKKVCKAFKCLSVSDSRRQYDQTGLVEEFEHNQQYNVRRRRRRTAHDLFDDDIDPDEIFRAFFGQGDMFRGSRVYRTRGMDGHQRENLQRGPSFFILLQLLPFLIIFLLAYLPFSEPDYSLHKNYSYQIPKMTEKHEVEFFVKSSAFENKYPLGSPARDNIEDNVIRDYKNMLGRYCHMELQRHHWNRNLPIPHCDKLRDFGVA